One stretch of Microcebus murinus isolate Inina chromosome 12, M.murinus_Inina_mat1.0, whole genome shotgun sequence DNA includes these proteins:
- the SLC31A1 gene encoding high affinity copper uptake protein 1 — translation MNHSHHHPTTSSSHSHGGGDSDMMMMMPMTFYFGFKNVELLFSGLVINTAGEMAGAFVAVFLLAMFYEGLKIARESLLRKSQVSIRYNSMPVPGPNGTILMETHKTVGQQMLSFPHLLQTVLHIIQVVISYFLMLIFMTYNGYLCIAVAAGAGTGYFLFSWKKAVVVDITEHCH, via the exons ATGAATCATTCTCACCATCACCCGACAACTTCATCCTCACACTCCCATGGTGGAGGAGACAGCgacatgatgatgatgatg CCTATGACCTTCTactttggctttaaaaatgtggaaCTCTTGTTTTCCGGTTTGGTGATCAATACAGCTGGAG AAATGGCTGGAGCTTTTGTGGCAGTGTTTTTACTAGCAATGTTCTATGAAGGACTCAAGATAGCCCGAGAGAGCTTGCTGCGTAAGTCACAAGTCAGCATTCGGTACAATTCCATGCCTGTCCCAGGACCAAATGGAACCATCCTTATGGAGACCCACAAAACTGTTGG GCAACAGATGCTGAGCTTTCCCCACCTCCTGCAAACAGTGCTGCATATCATCCAGGTGGTCATCAGCTACTTCCTTATGCTCATCTTCATGACATACAACGGGTACCTCTGCATTGCTGTAGCAGCAGGGGCTGGTACGGGATACTTTCTCTTCAGCTGGAAGAAGGCAGTGGTAGTGGACATCACAGAGCATTGCCATTAA